In Geotalea uraniireducens, one genomic interval encodes:
- a CDS encoding carboxypeptidase regulatory-like domain-containing protein produces the protein MSTNFRRWPSLFFIMVLGFCLGTGAAIAADGTLAGKVTIAGSSTGIAGATVTAAGSAGTFSATTNAKGSYSVALPPASYSVTCTAPGFSAKTAAATIQSGIKTTLNFALAKQAATTGTITGTVTSSATGAAIQAAAVTLSPGSYATTTDTAGHYSIANVAAGSYTETVAKTGFATITKQLAVNAGTTVTSNATMAPVTISIPSLTATPGLFTEAAAGTVSLAATLSETVASYQWSQVKGPKVPLTATAATTATADVSALSVAVDTELVFRLTVTGADNVPTSREVSVFVQPADMYPVLGADIQIGGSTTAVKKFPFNGAEWSIFNIGNRLCVTPIGIGKGAVYSLYAPGFINDIDLVTFNGVNYALLSAGTAGIVVVDITDPTALRQVNVARLNYYRDGITYTEGGGDILTGNVISSTAAPVAALETDGTTLYIADSDYGLHKTALANLLGAAGPILETDGTLLVELDRYTLQFAGENPWGGPIDLKLYGGKLFVCMKELGLGIFDPATLEQIGRYNLYTDTTMTEDWFMGMDIRQTVQKDPTTGEPFIDAVTGMPDYRQTNFELVEVMRNDVVAPTPWADFDRYGKYYYKAQGVDVAEFNGRTIAYIAYSLGGLIAVDITGYQGATPAAFLTGRYLGYVPAVPANGPDKITGTKSQSLLPYYGAGMLKDSGVIDVKIRGNYAYLTDHFAGLVIVDFAATPETGWRNSNGPYNNDTDGIAGNHFPDTEFVTSYDMTAYDPLDNESMPKWMYQAPCKLVTTEINGHGNRILLMDSMDLGAAGNVDLLACSGAGGFNFVDIVNLDAATMADRYRVPVYFPTTDEIGAKVDTTAGQAISIGHSVGIASSEKYLYHADGPHGISAWQIVDNDGYPTDNIHLVANTLQDEYPEVYNGTTIYPASHAANVVYDPLHQVAWSGSSSLGLRRVDVSRVEGGLGAIGMPLLLPLQPTDLFEHNGDFGTVKGIQYQDHSYDVEIKGNYAYTADGSNGITVFDITKDPTVMNSGFVVANLGAGSGKPPLGTASGIALWTNPADGKSYAFVAAGPRGVGVAEVTDVLNMQLIKVFEPIKIEEGKVGAADGQSVDVKVVGDYAYFTYDSFGVVCYKLSDLIAPLPAGTDPTEAWQKNTTDTLVYDYRPVAVSRFKLQLVPGYEEWAGGAVKMDYTLVNNRLVFYVAFAEAGVLKIDWTDPANPVLAGVASTVGECSAVTISNGRLYAADGSAGMLFFK, from the coding sequence ATGAGTACGAATTTCAGACGATGGCCGAGTCTGTTCTTCATCATGGTACTGGGCTTCTGCCTGGGCACCGGCGCCGCCATTGCGGCAGACGGCACGCTGGCAGGGAAAGTCACGATTGCCGGTTCGTCGACGGGGATTGCCGGAGCCACGGTAACCGCCGCTGGCAGCGCGGGAACATTTTCCGCAACCACCAATGCCAAGGGTTCATATTCCGTAGCGCTACCACCGGCCAGCTATTCGGTAACCTGTACGGCACCGGGATTCAGCGCCAAGACCGCAGCAGCCACCATCCAGAGCGGCATCAAGACCACCCTCAACTTCGCCCTGGCAAAACAGGCCGCAACGACCGGCACTATCACCGGCACCGTTACCAGCAGTGCCACCGGGGCCGCGATCCAGGCGGCAGCCGTTACCCTGAGCCCCGGCAGCTACGCAACGACCACCGATACCGCCGGCCACTACAGCATCGCCAACGTAGCCGCCGGCAGCTACACCGAAACCGTTGCCAAAACGGGCTTCGCCACCATCACCAAGCAGCTCGCCGTCAACGCAGGGACAACCGTTACCAGCAATGCAACCATGGCTCCCGTCACCATCAGTATCCCGTCACTGACCGCCACGCCCGGTTTGTTCACCGAAGCGGCCGCCGGTACCGTCTCCCTGGCGGCTACCCTGTCCGAAACGGTCGCCTCTTACCAGTGGAGCCAGGTCAAGGGTCCCAAGGTCCCCCTGACCGCCACCGCCGCCACCACCGCCACCGCCGACGTCAGTGCCCTGAGCGTCGCGGTCGACACCGAACTGGTCTTCCGGCTTACCGTCACGGGCGCCGATAACGTACCGACGTCCCGGGAGGTCAGCGTATTTGTCCAGCCGGCGGACATGTACCCGGTGCTCGGCGCCGACATCCAGATCGGCGGCTCCACCACCGCAGTCAAGAAGTTCCCCTTCAATGGCGCCGAATGGAGCATCTTCAACATCGGCAACCGGTTGTGCGTCACGCCGATCGGCATCGGCAAAGGAGCCGTCTATTCGCTCTACGCCCCCGGCTTCATCAACGACATCGACCTGGTCACTTTCAATGGTGTGAATTACGCCCTGCTCTCCGCCGGGACCGCCGGGATCGTGGTGGTGGACATCACCGACCCGACCGCCCTGCGCCAGGTGAACGTTGCCCGACTCAACTACTACCGGGACGGCATCACTTACACCGAGGGGGGTGGCGACATCCTCACCGGCAACGTAATTTCCAGCACGGCGGCGCCGGTGGCGGCCCTGGAGACCGACGGCACGACCCTCTACATTGCCGACAGCGACTACGGCCTGCACAAGACCGCCCTGGCCAACCTGCTCGGCGCAGCCGGCCCGATCCTGGAAACGGACGGCACGCTGCTCGTCGAACTGGACCGCTACACCCTGCAGTTTGCCGGCGAGAATCCCTGGGGCGGCCCCATCGACCTCAAGCTCTACGGCGGCAAACTGTTTGTCTGTATGAAAGAGCTGGGGCTGGGGATCTTCGACCCCGCCACCCTGGAGCAGATCGGCCGTTACAACCTCTATACCGATACCACGATGACCGAAGACTGGTTCATGGGAATGGACATCCGCCAGACCGTACAGAAAGACCCCACCACCGGTGAACCGTTTATCGACGCCGTGACCGGCATGCCCGACTACCGCCAGACCAACTTCGAACTGGTCGAGGTGATGAGAAATGACGTAGTGGCGCCGACGCCATGGGCCGACTTCGACCGCTACGGGAAATATTACTATAAGGCCCAGGGGGTGGATGTCGCCGAGTTCAACGGCCGCACCATCGCCTACATCGCTTACTCGCTCGGCGGTTTGATCGCCGTCGACATCACCGGCTACCAGGGCGCCACCCCGGCCGCCTTCCTCACCGGCCGCTACCTCGGTTACGTCCCGGCGGTGCCGGCCAATGGCCCGGACAAGATCACCGGCACCAAATCCCAGAGCCTGCTCCCCTATTACGGGGCAGGGATGCTGAAGGATTCGGGAGTGATCGATGTCAAGATCAGGGGGAACTACGCCTACCTGACCGACCACTTCGCCGGCCTGGTCATCGTCGATTTCGCCGCGACCCCGGAAACCGGCTGGCGGAACAGCAACGGTCCCTATAACAACGACACCGACGGCATCGCCGGCAATCACTTCCCGGATACCGAGTTCGTCACCTCCTACGATATGACCGCCTACGATCCGCTCGACAACGAGTCGATGCCCAAATGGATGTACCAGGCCCCCTGCAAGCTGGTGACCACCGAGATCAACGGCCATGGCAACCGGATCCTGCTCATGGACAGCATGGATCTCGGTGCTGCCGGTAACGTCGACCTGCTGGCCTGCTCCGGCGCCGGCGGCTTCAACTTCGTCGACATCGTCAACCTCGACGCCGCCACCATGGCAGACCGCTACCGCGTGCCGGTCTACTTCCCGACCACCGACGAAATCGGCGCCAAGGTCGACACCACCGCCGGCCAGGCCATCTCCATCGGCCACTCGGTGGGGATCGCCTCTTCCGAGAAGTACCTGTATCACGCCGACGGCCCCCACGGCATCTCCGCCTGGCAGATCGTCGACAACGACGGCTATCCGACCGACAACATCCACCTGGTGGCCAATACCCTCCAGGACGAATATCCGGAAGTCTACAACGGCACCACCATCTACCCGGCTTCCCATGCCGCCAACGTCGTCTACGATCCGCTTCATCAGGTGGCCTGGTCGGGAAGCTCCAGCCTCGGCCTGCGCCGGGTGGATGTCTCCCGGGTCGAAGGCGGCCTCGGCGCCATCGGCATGCCGCTGCTGCTGCCGCTCCAGCCAACCGACCTCTTCGAACACAATGGCGACTTCGGCACCGTCAAGGGGATCCAGTACCAGGATCACTCCTACGACGTGGAGATCAAGGGGAACTACGCCTACACCGCCGACGGCAGTAACGGCATCACCGTCTTCGACATCACCAAGGACCCGACCGTCATGAACAGCGGCTTCGTCGTCGCCAACCTGGGAGCGGGGAGCGGCAAGCCGCCGCTCGGCACCGCCTCGGGGATCGCGCTCTGGACCAACCCGGCCGACGGCAAGTCCTATGCCTTCGTCGCGGCCGGCCCACGCGGCGTCGGGGTAGCGGAAGTCACCGACGTGCTGAACATGCAGCTGATCAAGGTTTTCGAACCGATCAAGATTGAGGAAGGCAAAGTCGGCGCCGCCGACGGGCAATCCGTCGACGTCAAGGTGGTCGGCGACTATGCCTACTTCACCTACGACAGCTTCGGCGTCGTCTGCTACAAGCTCTCCGACCTGATCGCCCCGCTCCCCGCCGGCACCGACCCGACCGAGGCCTGGCAGAAGAACACCACCGACACCCTGGTTTACGACTACCGGCCGGTGGCGGTCAGCCGCTTCAAGCTGCAGCTGGTGCCCGGCTATGAGGAGTGGGCCGGCGGCGCGGTGAAGATGGACTACACCCTGGTCAACAACCGGCTGGTCTTCTATGTCGCCTTTGCCGAGGCCGGCGTACTCAAGATCGACTGGACCGACCCGGCAAATCCGGTCCTGGCCGGCGTGGCATCGACGGTGGGCGAATGCTCAGCCGTCACCATCAGCAACGGCCGGCTCTACGCTGCCGACGGCAGCGCCGGCATGCTGTTCTTCAAGTAG
- the pyrR gene encoding bifunctional pyr operon transcriptional regulator/uracil phosphoribosyltransferase PyrR yields the protein MGAEKTVILDGAGVRRALTRIAHEILERNKGVADLVLVGIRTGGVHLARELSLRLEEIEGERPPVGEVDITLYRDDFKGHTPHLPVGKTDIPFAIEGKKVVLVDDVLFTGRTIRAALDALMDHGRPDCIQLAVLVDRGHRELPIRADFVGRNVPTSRKENILVTFDGDNRPLEVVLEK from the coding sequence ATGGGAGCAGAGAAAACGGTCATCCTCGATGGTGCGGGAGTCAGACGGGCACTGACGCGGATCGCCCATGAGATTCTCGAACGAAACAAGGGGGTAGCCGATCTGGTGCTGGTCGGAATCAGGACCGGTGGGGTCCACCTGGCCCGCGAGCTGTCGCTCCGGCTGGAGGAGATCGAGGGGGAGCGGCCGCCGGTCGGGGAGGTGGACATCACCCTGTACCGCGACGATTTCAAGGGGCACACCCCCCATCTGCCGGTCGGCAAGACCGATATCCCCTTCGCCATTGAAGGGAAGAAGGTGGTGCTGGTCGACGATGTGCTCTTTACCGGCCGGACCATTCGGGCGGCGCTGGACGCGCTGATGGATCATGGCCGGCCCGACTGCATCCAGCTGGCGGTGCTGGTCGACCGGGGGCACCGGGAGCTGCCGATCCGGGCCGATTTCGTCGGGCGCAACGTCCCGACCAGCCGCAAAGAGAATATCCTCGTCACGTTTGATGGTGATAACCGGCCGCTCGAGGTGGTCCTGGAAAAATGA
- a CDS encoding aspartate carbamoyltransferase catalytic subunit — protein sequence MGFKHKDIIGLQGLTREEIELLLDTAENMKEIMGRDIKKVPTLRGKTVVNLFYEASTRTRTSFEIAAKRLSADTINISASTSSVTKGETLSDTARNVLAMKPDIIVMRHAASGAHHYLAQRVSCSVINAGDGAHEHPSQGLLDMLTMRQKFGRLEGLKVAIVGDITHSRVARSDIFGLTTMGAQVCLAGPPTMMPPGIERLGNVVVCSDMREAISGADVVMMLRIQLERQGKTLLPTLREYARYYGLNPEKLKLAKPEAIVMHPGPINRGVELSSYVADGDQSAILTQVENGVAVRMAMLYHVSGGELPTA from the coding sequence ATGGGGTTCAAGCACAAGGATATCATCGGATTGCAGGGCCTGACGCGCGAGGAGATCGAACTGCTCCTCGATACCGCCGAGAACATGAAGGAGATCATGGGCCGCGACATCAAAAAGGTACCGACCCTCCGCGGCAAGACGGTCGTCAACCTTTTCTACGAGGCGTCGACCCGGACCCGGACCTCTTTCGAGATCGCCGCCAAGCGGCTGTCCGCCGATACGATCAATATTTCCGCCTCCACCAGCTCGGTGACCAAGGGTGAAACCCTCTCCGATACGGCGCGCAACGTCCTGGCGATGAAGCCGGACATCATCGTCATGCGCCATGCCGCTTCGGGCGCCCATCACTACCTGGCCCAGCGGGTTTCCTGCTCGGTGATCAATGCCGGCGACGGTGCCCATGAGCATCCTTCCCAGGGGTTGCTCGACATGCTGACCATGCGGCAGAAGTTCGGCCGGCTCGAAGGGCTGAAAGTGGCCATCGTTGGCGACATTACCCACAGCCGGGTCGCCCGCTCCGACATTTTCGGCCTGACCACCATGGGGGCCCAGGTCTGCCTGGCCGGTCCGCCAACCATGATGCCGCCGGGAATCGAACGGCTCGGCAACGTCGTGGTCTGCAGCGACATGCGGGAGGCGATCAGCGGCGCCGACGTGGTGATGATGCTCCGCATCCAGCTGGAGCGGCAGGGAAAGACGCTGTTGCCGACCCTCCGCGAATACGCCCGTTACTACGGCCTCAACCCGGAAAAACTGAAGCTGGCCAAGCCGGAGGCCATTGTCATGCACCCCGGGCCGATCAATCGCGGCGTCGAGCTCTCCTCCTACGTGGCGGACGGCGATCAATCGGCCATCCTGACCCAGGTGGAGAACGGGGTGGCGGTGCGGATGGCGATGCTGTACCATGTTTCCGGTGGCGAGCTGCCGACGGCCTGA